One segment of Streptomyces sp. NA02950 DNA contains the following:
- the fahA gene encoding fumarylacetoacetase — translation MPQRSPLDLPEGDPFGPHNLPYGVFTTPHAPHLRRIGVRYGSHVLDAGAAAAATASPHAELLGAASLNPLMAAGRPVWQAVRAELLDWLTNPAHRPTIEPLMHPLTTLALHLPIEVADYADFYASEHHAANVGRMFRPDGDALTPNWKHMPIGYHGRAGTVLVSGTPIVRPQGQHLPSAPPAASPATPSTPHASSPTPVFGPSLRLDFEAEVAFVVGAPSPLNTPVPLSGFQDHVFGLCLLNDWSARDIQSWEYRPLGPFLGKSFATSLAAWITPLDALAPARTAPPARDLPLLPYLDDSAAEPGGLDLRIEVAVNGHTISRPPFSTMYWTAAQQLAHMTVNGASLRTGDVFASGTVSGPRPTERGCLLELTWAGRDPVRLPDGSRTFLEDGDEVTLTAWAPGPHGARIGLGEVTGHVVPATP, via the coding sequence ATGCCGCAGCGAAGCCCGCTCGATCTGCCCGAAGGAGATCCCTTCGGGCCGCACAATCTCCCCTATGGCGTCTTCACCACGCCGCACGCGCCGCATCTGCGCAGGATCGGTGTGCGCTACGGGAGTCATGTGCTGGACGCGGGAGCCGCGGCGGCCGCCACCGCCTCGCCGCACGCCGAACTGCTGGGCGCCGCCTCGCTCAACCCGCTGATGGCCGCGGGCCGCCCGGTCTGGCAGGCGGTCCGCGCCGAGCTGCTCGACTGGCTGACCAACCCGGCGCACCGGCCGACCATCGAGCCGCTGATGCACCCCCTCACCACCCTCGCCCTCCACCTCCCGATCGAGGTGGCCGACTACGCCGATTTCTACGCGAGCGAGCACCACGCCGCCAATGTGGGGCGGATGTTCCGCCCGGACGGCGACGCGCTCACCCCCAACTGGAAGCACATGCCGATCGGCTACCACGGCCGGGCCGGCACGGTCCTGGTCTCCGGCACCCCGATCGTGCGCCCCCAGGGCCAGCATCTGCCGTCCGCCCCGCCCGCGGCGTCCCCGGCCACACCCTCCACACCTCATGCGTCCTCCCCCACTCCGGTCTTCGGCCCCTCCCTGCGCCTCGACTTCGAAGCGGAGGTGGCTTTCGTCGTCGGCGCCCCTTCCCCTTTGAATACACCGGTGCCGCTCTCCGGGTTCCAGGACCACGTCTTCGGTCTGTGTCTGCTCAACGACTGGTCCGCCCGCGACATCCAGAGCTGGGAGTACCGTCCGCTCGGCCCCTTCCTCGGCAAGTCCTTCGCCACCTCCCTCGCCGCCTGGATCACCCCGCTGGACGCCCTCGCCCCGGCCCGTACCGCCCCGCCCGCCCGCGATCTCCCGCTGCTGCCCTACCTCGACGACTCCGCCGCCGAGCCCGGCGGCCTCGACCTGCGCATCGAGGTCGCCGTCAACGGCCACACCATCTCCCGCCCGCCGTTCTCCACCATGTACTGGACCGCCGCCCAGCAGCTGGCCCATATGACCGTGAACGGCGCCTCGCTGCGCACCGGCGATGTCTTCGCCTCCGGCACGGTCAGCGGCCCGCGCCCCACCGAGCGCGGCTGTCTGCTCGAACTCACCTGGGCCGGACGCGATCCGGTGCGGCTGCCCGACGGTAGCCGCACCTTCCTGGAGGACGGCGACGAAGTGACCCTCACCGCCTGGGCACCGGGCCCGCACGGCGCCCGCATCGGTCTGGGTGAGGTGACCGGCCACGTCGTTCCGGCGACCCCCTGA